From the genome of Streptomyces sp. NBC_00659, one region includes:
- a CDS encoding GNAT family N-acetyltransferase yields the protein MYAISLGDDAVLRPLEPWHAEEFLAHLDRGREFIGQFIPFGSGSTDVPSARAQLQRYADMRCADTGSLHGLWLDGKLVGGVLFLNFDADQGNCEVGCWLEPAASGRGLVTRAMRILIDWAVEERGIHRVEWVAAAGNVPSLNVARRLGMSRDGVFREKHTHHGVRHDLEVWSLLAPEWRAARADAAREDH from the coding sequence ATGTACGCGATATCCCTGGGCGACGACGCCGTACTGCGGCCCCTGGAGCCCTGGCACGCCGAGGAGTTCCTCGCCCACCTGGACCGCGGGCGCGAGTTCATCGGGCAGTTCATCCCCTTCGGCTCCGGGTCCACGGACGTACCGTCCGCGCGGGCGCAGCTCCAGAGGTACGCCGACATGCGCTGCGCCGACACCGGGTCCCTGCACGGCCTGTGGCTGGACGGGAAGCTCGTGGGCGGTGTGCTCTTCCTGAACTTCGACGCGGACCAGGGCAACTGCGAGGTCGGCTGCTGGCTGGAACCCGCCGCCTCCGGGCGGGGTCTGGTCACCCGCGCGATGCGGATCCTCATCGACTGGGCGGTCGAGGAGCGCGGGATCCACCGCGTGGAGTGGGTCGCCGCGGCGGGCAACGTCCCGAGCCTGAACGTGGCCCGGCGGCTCGGCATGAGCCGGGACGGCGTGTTCCGGGAGAAGCACACCCATCACGGGGTCCGGCACGACCTGGAGGTGTGGTCCCTGCTCGCGCCCGAGTGGCGTGCCGCACGCGCGGACGCCGCCCGCGAGGATCATTAA